Proteins encoded in a region of the Acidobacteriota bacterium genome:
- a CDS encoding esterase-like activity of phytase family protein → MSRFARATLLVFILAVATPWGAPPPVVTLIGKGVIDSALLDKSGLKGSICQAGAPANCVPKAILGGLGSDITYTGHDNVFIAAPDRGPFDGLTDVAFLDRVHFLHITMNAGTINTRLLDTRFLKNEFGKTFVGAAGAFDVNSDFATLRLDPEGIRVGPNGHFYISDEYGPYIFEFNRQGHLVRRIDVPSTFLIASPSGDPTTELLSNTSGRQANRGMEGLAISPDGNTLIGIMQNALLQDNALTPGTVDRQSVNTRILTVDLFTGETHQYVYVLDAFNRGQGVSEILAINDHEFLVVERDNRSWLTSGTAPTRKNIYKIDVSGATDVSAVASLPAGALPAEIVPVGKSIFINMLDPIYGLHLNDANAIAEKIEGLAWGPNLADGRHVLYVVSDNDLSPTIDTQLFAFAIEASSIDLQPQVLPGPLYPPGQVKKALK, encoded by the coding sequence ATGTCACGTTTTGCACGCGCCACTCTTCTCGTCTTCATTCTTGCGGTTGCCACGCCCTGGGGCGCGCCGCCTCCCGTCGTCACATTAATCGGCAAAGGTGTCATTGACAGCGCGCTGCTGGACAAGTCAGGTCTGAAGGGCAGCATTTGCCAGGCCGGCGCTCCGGCAAACTGCGTGCCGAAGGCGATTCTCGGTGGGCTTGGCTCGGACATTACGTACACCGGCCACGACAATGTCTTCATCGCCGCTCCCGATCGGGGACCGTTCGACGGTCTGACGGATGTCGCCTTCCTCGATCGCGTGCACTTTCTTCACATCACGATGAATGCCGGCACCATCAACACACGGCTGCTTGATACCCGGTTTCTCAAGAATGAGTTCGGCAAGACGTTTGTCGGCGCAGCCGGGGCCTTTGACGTCAACAGTGACTTCGCCACTCTGCGGCTGGATCCGGAGGGCATCCGGGTCGGACCCAACGGACATTTCTATATTTCCGACGAGTACGGCCCCTATATCTTCGAGTTCAACCGTCAAGGTCACCTGGTCCGCCGGATCGACGTGCCCTCGACGTTCCTGATTGCCAGCCCGAGCGGCGATCCAACCACGGAGCTGCTGAGCAACACGTCGGGACGCCAGGCGAATCGAGGCATGGAGGGTCTGGCCATCAGCCCCGACGGCAACACGCTGATCGGCATCATGCAGAACGCGCTGCTTCAGGACAACGCGCTCACTCCGGGCACCGTTGATCGACAGAGCGTGAACACCCGGATCCTCACCGTGGACCTCTTCACGGGCGAGACCCATCAGTACGTGTATGTGCTGGATGCATTCAACCGCGGTCAGGGCGTGAGTGAAATCCTGGCCATCAACGACCATGAGTTCCTGGTAGTGGAACGCGACAACCGGTCCTGGCTCACGTCGGGGACGGCGCCGACGAGAAAGAACATCTACAAGATCGACGTCTCCGGCGCGACGGATGTCTCAGCAGTCGCCAGTTTGCCGGCGGGCGCCCTCCCGGCAGAGATCGTGCCGGTCGGCAAGTCGATCTTCATCAATATGCTCGACCCCATCTACGGCCTGCACCTGAACGATGCGAACGCGATTGCCGAGAAGATTGAAGGACTGGCCTGGGGTCCGAACCTCGCTGATGGCCGGCATGTGCTGTACGTGGTGAGCGATAACGATTTGAGCCCGACGATCGATACGCAACTCTTTGCCTTTGCAATTGAGGCTTCGAGCATCGACCTTCAGCCACAGGTTCTTCCTGGCCCGCTCTATCCGCCTGGGCAAGTAAAGAAGGCCTTGAAGTGA